From one Tetragenococcus osmophilus genomic stretch:
- a CDS encoding fructose-6-phosphate aldolase, giving the protein MEILLDTANIEAIEKYAAALPLAGVTTNPSILKKEGNIEFFSHMRKIREIIGTNRSLHVQVVAQDKAGMVKDAKTLLEQLDQEIYIKVPANEVGLEAIKELKSEGLNVTATAIYSKFQAYLAIAAGADYIAPYFNRMENIGIKAPEAIAAMANEIQQSASKTKIVAASFKNVDQVTTALEEGAQAVTVAPDIIKQALAMPSIAQAVEDFAVDWESIFGKNSTIASLKI; this is encoded by the coding sequence ATGGAAATTTTATTGGATACTGCTAATATTGAAGCAATTGAAAAATATGCAGCTGCTCTTCCTTTGGCTGGAGTAACAACGAACCCTTCAATTTTAAAAAAAGAAGGAAACATAGAGTTTTTTTCGCATATGCGTAAAATTAGAGAAATTATAGGTACAAATCGTTCTTTGCATGTGCAAGTTGTAGCTCAAGATAAAGCAGGGATGGTAAAGGATGCCAAAACGCTTTTAGAACAATTGGATCAAGAAATCTATATAAAGGTACCTGCTAATGAAGTAGGTTTAGAAGCGATAAAGGAGTTGAAAAGTGAAGGCTTAAATGTAACGGCTACAGCTATCTATTCAAAATTTCAAGCTTACTTGGCAATAGCAGCTGGCGCTGATTATATTGCGCCTTATTTCAATCGAATGGAAAATATAGGTATCAAAGCTCCAGAAGCAATAGCCGCGATGGCAAATGAAATCCAACAAAGTGCAAGCAAAACTAAAATTGTGGCTGCTAGTTTTAAAAATGTGGATCAAGTAACGACTGCTTTGGAAGAAGGGGCCCAAGCCGTAACAGTGGCTCCTGATATTATTAAACAAGCGCTAGCTATGCCATCGATTGCTCAAGCAGTGGAAGACTTCGCTGTGGATTGGGAAAGTATTTTTGGTAAGAATAGTACGATTGCTAGTTTAAAAATTTAA
- a CDS encoding cob(I)yrinic acid a,c-diamide adenosyltransferase encodes MQVYTRTGDQGMTKLIGGLEVAKDDPRIEAYGTIDELNSLVGCIASLPQLDSSFKEELIQIQHYLFDCGNDLATPTFKEMGKISPRTRNANDPFYPYVVKKEIVEWLEARIDSYSSIPPEVDYFILPGGTNESAQLHLARTVARRAERQIVTFQKQRQVNPSALQFINRLSDYFFVLARVVNTQAETKNIRYERSKKVFHSELTKDDIQ; translated from the coding sequence ATGCAAGTTTATACTCGTACAGGTGATCAAGGAATGACCAAACTTATTGGTGGTTTGGAAGTCGCCAAAGATGATCCGCGTATCGAAGCTTACGGTACTATTGACGAATTAAATAGCCTAGTCGGCTGTATTGCAAGTCTCCCTCAATTAGATTCGTCTTTTAAGGAGGAACTTATCCAAATTCAACATTATTTATTTGATTGTGGGAATGATTTAGCTACTCCTACTTTTAAAGAAATGGGAAAAATTTCTCCAAGAACAAGAAACGCAAACGACCCCTTCTACCCTTATGTAGTAAAAAAAGAGATTGTTGAATGGTTAGAAGCACGTATTGATTCTTATTCAAGTATACCACCAGAAGTCGACTATTTCATTTTACCTGGTGGTACAAACGAAAGCGCGCAACTACATCTCGCTCGCACTGTAGCGCGGCGAGCTGAGCGCCAAATCGTTACTTTTCAAAAACAAAGACAAGTGAATCCATCAGCTTTGCAATTTATTAACCGCCTATCTGACTACTTTTTTGTTTTAGCTCGTGTAGTCAATACACAAGCAGAAACAAAAAATATCCGTTACGAGCGCAGCAAAAAGGTTTTCCATTCAGAACTAACAAAAGATGATATTCAATAA
- a CDS encoding vitamin B12-dependent ribonucleotide reductase, translating into MSTQIKEAGLDIAKLNQDIAQFEQVYPITDDMHTTREGVSRLVMLDRYAYKDTAQRSLTVGDLVVLTVKSDPNYPARGIGVVQKIDDNKQQADILVEEAYRFAIEDANEQASGIVTRNLNEIDKPLEIFYEQITKRVAHALADVDQTIGNKSMVEDAFYHQLKEMNFVPAGRVLYGAGSQANVTYFNCYVMPFVPDSRSGIAEHRKKVMEIMSRGGGVGSNGSALRPRNAIVRGVNGKSSGSVSWLDDIAKLTHLVEQGGSRRGAQMIMLADWHPDIIEFIISKMQNARILRYLLENTHDSQIKQMVNEKLQFTPLSQSEYEMYEFIVNQADRSNEISPATVKEAKTKLNDGGTYSVNNPEFLSGANISLTLTDDFMQAVKNDEDWPLRFPDLFNYSQAEMDDYDAKWPEIGDVRQWEDLGYSVATYRTIKARELWKLINICATYSAEPGIFFIDNANNKTNATAYGQKVVATNPCGEQPLAPNSVCNLGAINLANMANKETAEVDYDKLTETVKIAVQMQDDVIDSTPYFLEENKEQALGERRVGLGVMGLADLLIYTHHRYGSKDGNQVVDKIFETIATTAYRESIRLAKLKGSFPFLIGETEEETQALRQRFIQTGYMKEMPQDIREDILTHGIRNSHLLTVAPTGSTGTMVGVATGLEPYFAFKYYRSGRLGKFMEVNAQIVQEYLDEHPEASADHLPEFFVSSMELAPEEHVDVQTTIQRWVDSSISKTVNAPKGYTVDQVATIYERLYDGNAKGGTVYVDGSRDSQVLTLQSEEDANEQTQLFDTEDVRIVDDSEELEQLVEQAENDHIQQEGHTDDVVYGSDVGDTCPICRQGIVKDIGGCNTCTNCQAQLRCGL; encoded by the coding sequence ATGAGTACACAAATAAAAGAAGCTGGCCTTGATATCGCAAAATTAAACCAGGACATTGCTCAATTTGAACAAGTTTATCCTATCACAGATGATATGCACACTACACGAGAAGGTGTCTCGCGTTTAGTTATGCTTGACCGTTATGCTTATAAAGACACGGCACAACGCAGTCTTACAGTGGGGGATTTAGTTGTTTTGACTGTTAAAAGCGATCCTAATTACCCTGCGCGTGGTATAGGAGTTGTACAAAAGATCGATGATAACAAACAGCAAGCTGATATTTTAGTAGAGGAAGCTTACCGCTTTGCCATTGAAGACGCAAACGAACAAGCTTCTGGAATTGTTACGCGCAATTTAAATGAAATCGATAAACCATTGGAAATATTTTATGAACAAATTACGAAACGTGTCGCCCACGCTTTAGCAGATGTTGATCAAACCATCGGGAATAAATCCATGGTCGAAGATGCTTTTTATCATCAGTTAAAAGAAATGAACTTTGTCCCGGCTGGTCGTGTTCTTTATGGTGCTGGCTCGCAAGCTAACGTGACTTACTTCAATTGTTACGTTATGCCTTTTGTCCCTGACTCAAGAAGTGGCATTGCGGAGCATCGTAAAAAAGTTATGGAGATTATGAGTCGCGGCGGCGGTGTCGGTAGTAACGGCTCTGCCTTACGCCCACGAAACGCCATTGTACGTGGAGTCAATGGAAAGTCTTCTGGTTCGGTTTCTTGGTTAGATGATATTGCTAAATTAACCCACTTAGTTGAACAAGGGGGCAGCCGGCGTGGTGCACAAATGATCATGTTAGCTGACTGGCACCCAGATATCATCGAATTTATTATTTCAAAAATGCAAAATGCGCGTATATTGCGCTATTTGTTAGAAAACACCCATGATAGCCAAATTAAACAAATGGTCAATGAAAAATTACAATTTACCCCACTTTCACAAAGTGAATATGAAATGTATGAGTTTATTGTAAACCAAGCTGATAGGAGTAATGAAATTTCTCCAGCTACTGTTAAAGAAGCGAAAACAAAATTAAATGATGGCGGTACTTATAGTGTAAATAACCCAGAATTTTTATCAGGTGCCAACATTTCGCTAACATTGACAGACGATTTCATGCAAGCTGTGAAAAATGATGAAGACTGGCCCCTTCGTTTTCCTGATTTATTTAATTATAGCCAAGCCGAAATGGATGATTATGATGCTAAATGGCCAGAAATCGGTGATGTACGTCAGTGGGAAGATTTAGGTTATTCGGTTGCCACTTATCGTACGATTAAAGCACGTGAATTGTGGAAATTGATTAATATTTGCGCAACTTATTCTGCCGAACCTGGAATCTTTTTTATCGATAATGCGAATAATAAAACAAACGCTACAGCTTACGGGCAAAAAGTAGTCGCAACGAACCCTTGCGGTGAACAACCATTAGCACCTAATTCTGTCTGCAACTTAGGTGCGATCAATTTAGCTAATATGGCAAATAAAGAAACTGCGGAAGTTGACTATGACAAATTGACAGAAACCGTCAAAATTGCTGTGCAAATGCAAGATGATGTCATTGATTCAACGCCTTATTTCTTAGAAGAAAATAAAGAACAAGCTTTAGGGGAACGACGCGTGGGACTTGGCGTTATGGGATTAGCTGATCTACTCATCTATACTCACCACCGTTATGGTTCAAAAGATGGTAATCAAGTAGTCGATAAGATTTTTGAAACAATTGCTACTACTGCTTATAGAGAATCTATTCGTTTAGCTAAATTAAAGGGAAGTTTCCCATTTTTAATCGGTGAAACGGAAGAAGAAACCCAAGCGCTACGGCAACGTTTTATTCAAACTGGCTATATGAAAGAAATGCCTCAAGATATCCGAGAAGATATTTTAACTCATGGCATTCGCAATTCTCACTTATTAACAGTAGCCCCTACAGGTAGCACAGGAACCATGGTAGGCGTAGCGACTGGTCTAGAACCTTACTTTGCTTTTAAATATTATCGTAGTGGTCGTTTAGGAAAATTCATGGAAGTTAATGCGCAAATTGTTCAAGAATACCTAGACGAACATCCTGAAGCTAGTGCGGATCATTTGCCTGAATTTTTCGTTTCCTCAATGGAACTAGCACCAGAAGAACACGTAGATGTACAAACAACGATCCAACGCTGGGTAGATAGTTCGATTTCTAAAACAGTTAACGCGCCTAAAGGTTATACAGTAGATCAAGTAGCTACGATTTACGAACGTCTCTACGATGGCAATGCCAAAGGTGGCACTGTTTACGTTGATGGTTCCAGGGACTCCCAAGTACTAACTTTACAATCTGAAGAAGACGCAAACGAACAAACTCAATTATTTGATACAGAAGACGTTCGTATTGTAGATGACTCTGAAGAATTAGAACAGTTAGTCGAACAAGCAGAAAATGATCATATTCAACAAGAAGGTCACACAGATGATGTTGTTTATGGTTCTGATGTTGGTGATACTTGTCCAATTTGTCGTCAAGGAATTGTTAAAGATATTGGTGGATGCAATACCTGCACTAACTGTCAAGCACAATTGCGCTGTGGTTTATAG
- a CDS encoding YqeG family HAD IIIA-type phosphatase, protein MFSNYKPTWMIKSIYEITPEQLQSVGIRVVLTDLDNTLIAWDHPDGTKELQAWLKRMKQVDIPVIVVSNNSAKRIHRVANKLGVSYVARALKPLPVGINKACKQLDVSKTEVVMVGDQLMTDIKAANSAKVRSILVQPVVNTDGRKTRFNRFFERKIMKYLQKRNPEVMKWRGEIK, encoded by the coding sequence ATGTTTTCAAACTATAAACCAACATGGATGATAAAGTCGATCTATGAGATTACTCCTGAGCAGTTACAATCAGTTGGTATAAGGGTTGTTTTGACAGATCTTGACAATACCTTAATTGCTTGGGATCACCCTGATGGAACAAAAGAATTACAAGCGTGGCTAAAACGCATGAAGCAAGTAGATATACCTGTTATTGTTGTTTCTAATAATAGTGCTAAAAGAATTCATCGAGTGGCAAATAAATTAGGTGTTTCATATGTCGCTCGGGCTTTAAAACCATTGCCAGTGGGCATTAATAAAGCTTGTAAACAATTGGATGTCAGTAAAACAGAGGTTGTCATGGTGGGCGACCAACTAATGACAGATATAAAAGCAGCTAATAGTGCTAAAGTAAGAAGTATTTTAGTTCAGCCGGTTGTTAATACAGACGGACGGAAAACACGTTTTAATCGTTTTTTCGAACGTAAAATTATGAAATACTTGCAAAAAAGAAATCCTGAAGTTATGAAGTGGCGAGGTGAGATAAAGTGA